A segment of the Streptomyces sp. P9-A2 genome:
CCCCGCCCGGCCCGCCGTACGGCGGTGGCAACGGTGGTGACTCCTACGACTACCAGGGCTCCCGTCCGTCACAGATGAACCGGCCGGCCGAGCCGATCCCGCCGGGCCCGCCCGGCTTCGGCGGCGACCCCTCGCGCCAGGCACCGCCGCCGCCCGGACCGGGCGGATACGGAGGCCCCGGTGGGCCCGGCGGTCCGAACGGTCCCGGTGGGCCCGGTGGTCCGAACGGTCCCGGTGGGCCCGGTGGTCCGCACGGCGGACCGGGTGGTCAGGGCGGTCAGGGCGGATACGGAGGCCCTGGCGGCCCGAACGGTCCCGGTGGCCCGAACGGTCCCGGTGCTCCGCAGGCGTACCGGTCCGGTCCGCCGGCCCCGCCCGGATTCCCGCAGGAGACCGGCCGGCCTCCGCAGCAGGGCGGTCCCGCCTTCGGCGGCGACGACGACTGGGTCATCCCTCCGCCGTCCGGCGGTCCCGGTGGCGGCCAGGGCGGTCCGAACGGCCCCGGTCAGCACGGGCAGCAGGGCCAGCACGGGCAGGGTCAGCACGGGCAGGGGCAGCACGGCGGTTACGGCTACCCGCCGCCCGGCGCGACCCAGGCGCCGCCCGGTCCCGGCGGCTTCCCGCAGCAGCCCCAGGGTCCGGTGACCTGGACCGCGACGATCGGTCCGGACCGCGATTACTTCATGGCGATGATGCACCGCTCCGGCCCCGAGGCCACGGGCCTGAACCTGCCCGCGTACTCGCCCGAGCAGCAGCGCGCTCTGACCGGCAACCAGCTCACGATCGGCCGTCGGCGCCACTCCACCGGTGACACCCCCGACATCGACCTGTCGACGCCACCGGAGGACCCGGGCGTCTCGCACCAGCACGCGGTGCTGGTGCAGCAGCCGGACGGCAGCTGGGCGGTCGTCGACCAGAACTCGACGAACGGCACGACGGTCAACGGTTCGGAGGAACCGATTCAGCCGTTCGTCCCGGTCCCGCTCCAGGACGGCGACCGCGTCCACGTGGGCGCCTGGACGACGATCACCATCCACCGCGGCTGAGAGAAACCGGGTCGGGCCGAGAGCGGCTTCAGGAGGGCAGCACCCAGCGGTGCGGCCCTCCTGGGTCGTCCAGCCACGCCCAGCACCGGTCCTCGCCGACCGTGAGGCCGTACCGCTCACGCTCCGGCCGTCCCTCGCGCCACCACACCTCGTACGCCTCCCCGGCCCCGATGCTGCCCGCGGTCAGCGCCAGCAGGAACCGGAACCGGTCGCTGCCCCTGGCCCGGCGCGGCACGTCGGCCAGGTCGGTCTCGTCGGCCGGCACCGTCCGCGACCGGTTCGCGCCGCGCAGGGGGACGAAGTAGGCGGGCGTGTGCAGGAAGCGGCCCTCGGCGTACTTCGGGCCGTGCACGGTGAGGGCGATCAGACCGGTGGCGAACGGGGCGAGGACGCGGGCGCCGGGCCGGCACTGGGCGAGCCAGGCCCCGGGCACGGACGGCAGTGTGCAGGTCACGATGATCCGGTCGTAGGGGGCGTGTGCGGGCACCCCGCGCGCGCCGTCGCCGGTGACGACCACCGGGTGGTGTCCGGCGGCGTCCAGGTGCCGGCGGGCCGACTCGGTGATCTCCGGGTCGAGGTCGACGGTGATGACCAGGTCGTCGTCACCGAGCCGGTGGGCGAGCAGGGCGGCGTTGTAGCCGCTGCCGGTGCCGATCTCCAGGACCCGGTCGCCGTCGCGGACGCCCAGTCCGACGAGCATCACCGCCATGAGGGACGGCTGGCTGCTGGAGGAGAGCAGCTCGCCGTCGCGCATCCGGATGGCCAGCGGGACGTCCTCGTACGCGCCGCGCAGCCAGGCCTCGCCCGCCCGGGGGTCGGTGCCCTCGCCCCACCGCCGCTCGTAGCCGCCGATGGCGCCCACGTAGTAGTACGGCACGAACAGATGACGCGGAACGGTCTCGAAGGCCTCCCGCCACACCGGGTCGGCGTCGAACGCCCCGCTCGCGGCGATCTCGCGCACCAGCGCCGCCCGCGCCGAGCCGGCGAGGTCGTCCAGGTCCCGCTGAGCAGCGTGCCCACCCATGCCTCCACAGTACGAGCACCAGCACGGGGCGGGTCCCGGAACCGGGGCGGGGTCCCGTCCCGGTTCCGGGACCAAAGGGCAGAACGGCGGGACCTAGGGCTTGAGGCCTATGCCGCCCCGTCTGAGACCATGGACGGGTGACAGAGATTCGGCGCGGCACGCTTCAGGAGCAGACGTTCTACGAGCAGGTCGGCGGGGAGGAGACCTTCCGCCGGCTCGTCCACCGTTTCTACCAGGGCGTGGCCGGTGACCCGCTGCTGCGTCCCATGTACCCGGAGGAGGACCTCGGACCGGCCGAGGAGCGGTTCACGCTGTTCCTGATCCAGTACTGGGGCGGTCCGACCACGTACAGCCAGAACCGGGGCCATCCGCGGCTGCGGATGCGGCACGTGCCGTTCAAGGTCGATCAGGCCGCGCACGACGCCTGGCTGAGTCACATGCGCGACGCCATCGACGAACTCGGCCTGTCCGAGGAGCACGAGCAGACGCTGTGGAAGTACATGACGTATGCGGCGGCCTCGATGATCAACTCCCCGGGCTGAGTCACCCTCCGGGCCGAGCCCTCTCCGGACCTGGACACACCGGGGGCACACCGGCGTTCAGCGCACGCTGAGCCCCAGCGCCCCGGCCGTTCCCGCCCGACGCAGGGCGATCGACCCGTACGGCGTCCGCAGCCGGAGCCATGCGCCCGAGGCGAGCAGCACCGGCTCACCGGGGTCGCCGTCCGCACCGGCGGACGTGGCCGCCGCCCGCAGGAACCCCAGCGACTGGGCCGCGTGCACGGCCCGCACCGGAAGGTCGGTGCGGGCGACCGTGCGGGACCAGATCTCCCGCCCGATCCGGTCGAGTTCGGCCCGGGTGCGCGACTCGGGCGCCAACTCGCCCGTACGCGCCTTGAATTCGGCGACCGCGGCGGCGACGAGCGCCCGCAGGGAATCCGGTGCCGGCAGCCCGGGTTCGGCCTGCCAGCCCTTGCGCGGAGGCAGCATCCCGGCCCATGGCGGCCCGGTCACCGCGCCCGGCACGGCGGCGGTGACAGCGGTCTCGTCCACCGACTCCAGCAGCTCACCGGCGGACACCGTCACGTCCAGGGTGACGTCGATGCCGTCCTCGTACGGCTTGGCCAGCCGCACGGTGCGGACGGCCAGCACCTCGAAGGAGGGCGGCCGGCCGAACACGGCGAGTGCGGTGCCCGACGCCTGGAGGCGCACCGCGGCCCCACGGTCGTAGTGGAGCAGCCGGGAGAGGAAGGCCGCGAGGTCCGCGGCCTCCCTCTCGTCGGCGAGATGGAGCACCGTCATGCCGCGACGGCCTCCTCCTGCTCGGTGTCGGCGGCGGCGTCGCTCCCGCTGTCGCCGTCGTCCGTGTACTCCTGGAGGAACTCCCGCTCCTCCTGGGTGATCCGGCGCGGACGCTGCGCCTCGAAGTCGAACGGCACGATCACCGTGGAGGCCCGGACATAGACCTGGTCGCCGTCCTTCACCTCGTAGGTGAGGGTGAAGGAGGCGGCCCGGATCTGTGTGACCCACAGCTCGATGTCCACGGGCGCGTGCCGGTGGACGAGCTGCCGCTTGTAGTCGATCTCGTGGCGGGCCACCACGGACCCCTGCTGGAAGTCCTTGTCCGGGCGGAACAGGAAGTCGATACGGGCCTCCTCCAGATACCGGAGGAAGACCACGTTGTTGACGTGACCGTACGCGTCCATGTCCGCCCAGCGCAGCGGGCAGCGGTAGATGTGCCGCAAGAGATCAGCCCCGGGTCAGCTTCTTGTAGGTGGCGCGGTGCGGGCGCGCGGCGTCCGCGCCGAGCCGCTCGACCTTGTTCTTCTCGTACGAGTCGAAGTTGCCCTCGAACCAGAACCACCTGGACTCGCCCTCGTAGGCGAGGATGTGGGTGGCGACGCGGTCCAGGAACCACCGGTCGTGGGAGATGACCACGGCGCACCCGGGGAACTCCAGCAGCGCGTTCTCCAGGCTGGAGAGGGTCTCGACGTCGAGGTCGTTGGTCGGTTCGTCGAGGAGCAGCAGGTTGCCGCCCTGCTTGAGGGTGAGCGCGAGGTTCAGCCGGTTGCGCTCACCGCCGGAGAGGACACCGGCGGGCTTCTGCTGGTCCGGACCCTTGAACCCGAAGGCGGAGACGTACGCCCGCGAGGGCATCTCGACCTGGCCCACGTTGATGTAGTCGAGCTCGTCCGACACGACCGCCCAGAGCGTCTTCTTGGGGTCGATGTTGGCGCGGTTCTGGTCGACGTAGGAGATCTTGACGGTGTCGCCGACCTTGACCGACCCGGAGTCGGGCTCCTCGAGGCCCTGGATCATCTTGAACAGCGTGGTCTTGCCGGCGCCGTTCGGGCCGATGATCCCGACGATGCCGTTGCGCGGCAGCGTGAAGCTGAGGTCGTCGATCAGCAGCTTGTCGCCGAAGCCCTTGCTGAGGTTGTTCGCCTCGACGACGACACTGCCCAGCCGCGGGCCCGGCGGGATCTGGATCTCCTCGAAGTCCAGCTTCCGCATCTTGTCGGCCTCGGCGGCCATCTCCTCGTACCGGGCGAGACGGGCCTTGGACTTGGCCTGGCGTCCCTTGGCGTTGGAGCGGACCCACTCGAGTTCGTCCTTGAGGCGCTTCTGCCGCTTGACGTCCTTGGCGCCCTCGACCTTGAGGCGGGTGGCCTTGGTCTCGAGGTACTTGGAGTAGTTGCCCTCGTAGCCGTGCAGGCGGCCGCGGTCGACCTCACAGATCCACCCGGCGACGTTGTCCAGGAAGTACCGGTCGTGGGTGACGGCCACGACGGTGCCCTCGTACTTGGCGAGGTGCTGCTCGAGCCAGTTCACCGACTCGGCGTCGAGGTGGTTGGTGGGCTCGTCGAGGAGCAGCAGGTCGGGCGCCTCGAGCAGCAGCTTGCAGAGCGCGACGCGGCGCTTCTCACCACCGGAGAGGTTGGCGACGGCCCAGTCGCCGGGCGGGCAGCCCAGGGCGTCCATGGCCTGCTCGAGCTGGGCGTCGAGGTCCCAGGCGTTGGAGTGGTCGAGCTGCTCCTGCAGCTTGCCCATCTCGTCCATGAGCTCGTCGGTGTAATCGGTCGCCATCTGTTCGGCGATCTCGTTGAACCGGTCGAGCTTGCCCTTGACCTCGGCGACACCCTCCTGGACGTTCTCCAGGACGGTCTTCTCCTCGTTCAGCGGGGGCTCCTGGAGCAGGATGCCCACCGTGTAACCGGGGGTGAGGAAGGCGTCACCGTTGGACGGCTGCTCCAGCCCCGCCATGATCTTCAGAACGGTCGACTTACCGGCACCGTTCGGACCGACGACACCGATCTTCGCCCCCGGGTAGAAGCTCAGGGTGACGTCGTCGAGGATCACCTTGTCGCCGTGCGCTTTGCGCGCCTTGCGCATGGTGTAAATGAACTCAGCCAAGAGAAACCGTCCGGCAGCTTGAAACTGGCAGTGGGCAGATACACCCCATCTTGCCCGACCGCCACCCCTAGGGGGAAACCCGTTCCGCCCGGAACCTCCGATCCAGGGCTTCGACGGCCGCGACGGCGACTCGTCCATCACTTCTGCCACTTCCGATACTTCCGACACTTCCGACACTGTCGGTCGCTACTGGTCGGCGTCGAGAGCCCCAGACAGCCCGGGAACGGCCCTCGGCCGAGCAGACGGGCCGGGTCACCTTCGTTGTCAGTGCCTGCGGCTACGGTGCGTCCGCCATCAAGGGCAACGCTCTGGGGAGGGGCTTTGGGAGCCAAGACGGGACTGTTGGTGTACGCCGACGGCGACGTGCCGGGGTTGCTGCGACGAGTGGGTGCGGCGGACCTCGACCGGACAGCCGTCATGATGTGGCGGCTCTACCCGGACCGGGAGATCGAGCAGTGCGAGGGCTCGAACCTCTGGGACGGCGTGTACCCGCCCGAGGGAACGGTGTACGCGGCGGGCCGGCCGGGTGTGGAGGTCATCGGCGATCGGGAAGTGATGATCGGCGCCCCTTCCCGGCTCCCGGAACACCTCGCGGGGGACGCCATCCGCTCAACTGATCACCTGATAGAGCCAGTCCGACAGCACGAACGCCTGATCGCGGGTGAGCGTGATGCTCACCGTTTCGTCGTCCTCGCCGCCCGCCGCGTCCCGGGCCGGTCGGCGGTCGGCGGTTGGCACCGGTGTCGGTCAGTTGCCGCGGCCCGCCTCGCGCTGTCGGGTGATGACCAGGGCCGTTCCGCCGAGGACGACCAGGGTGATGGCGGTGCCGACGATCCAGGGGGCGGCGCTGGGGGCGCCAGTGGCGGCGAGGTTGACGTCGCCGTCGGTGGAACCGGCCGCCGCCACGGGGGCGGGGGTGGGGCCGCTCAGGGTCTGGATGTCGACGCCGGTTTCGGCGGCCTTGGTCCTGCAGTCGAGCATGCCGGTGAACCGCTTCTCGAAGCCGTCCGCGCCCTGGACCGTGAAGTCGTACGTCCGGTCCTCGGCCACCGGAACCGTCACCGTGCGGGTACCGCCCGGCTCCACGGTGTACTCGCGCTCCGCCACTTCGAAGGTGAAGGGCTCGTCGTCCTGATTGGTGGTGACGACGTCGACGCCGCCCTCGGCGCAGTTCTTCCGGGCGGTCATCGCCGGGATCGCGCCCTGCTCCGCCCATGTCGCGCTCGCCGTCGCGGAGACCGTCGAGGTGCTGGAGCCGGCCAGGATCTGCGTCTGGCTGCGGCTCTCGGCGGCGAACGCCCGGCCGACCGGCACCGTGGCCGAGGCCTGCGCGGCCACCTGGACCGTGCCCTCGGGCGTGTCCTCGGGTATCTCGAAGAACACCTCGGTGCCGTCCACCGCGCTGATGACCGGCAGGCCGTCCGCGTCCAGGATCCGCACCCCGCTCGTGGCGGCGTCCACCGGCGGCGACATCGTCACACCGCGCGCGTCCGTACGTACCGTCACCGGGCCGAGCAGCTCTCCGGGGCGTCCGGAGACGACCGGCGGGTCCAGGGTGAGCGACGCCTGCGGCTCCGCCTGGTCGCGCGCGTTCTTCTCCAGGTAGTCGGCGAGCTGCTCCGCCTGGGGGTCGACGGCGTCCACGTCCACGTTGTCGGAGTAGCGCCAGATCGCCACCTGCGTGCCGGCCGCCGCGTCCTGCTCGGTCAGCTCGCCCCGGACGCCCGCCCGGTCGGCGAGTGCCGCGAGGTCGTTCACCTGGGGGTAGGAGTTCCGCAGGATCCAGTGGATCCGGCCGGCGTCCTCGTTGGCGCCCAGCGAGGTCCCGCTCCAGTCGGCCTCGTGGTACTCGGCGTCCGTCTGCGTGGGGGTGTGGATGTCGACGCAGTAGGTCTGCAGCATGCCGCCGCCCTCGACGGACATCTCGAACAGGCCCGCCGACACCTGCTGGTCCCCGGCGGCGCCGCGGATCACGGCCTCGCCGTACGTCTTCAGGCCCTCCACGGTCGCCGCCGCTCCGCCCTCACCGTGCGTCGCCCCGTCGTCGGCCACCGCCGTCCCGGCGCCGGCGAGCACACCGGCGGCGATGAATCCGGACACCAGCGTTCCGGCGGCGAGACGTCTCACCGGCCCGAGCCCACGTGCGGACGACGCAGAGAATCCAGAGGACGCAGCAAACACCGATTTCCCTTCCGAGCGGGACCCGTTGACGTGGGGGGCGGGTCCCACCAGCAGAATTACCGGCCCCGAGAACCCCGGGAGCCATGCCCGGAATCCTAAGTACGTCGCGAACCGCGTCCGTCGGTGATCACGTCGGAGGGCTGATCCGACGTGGAATCGTTATCGCCGGAGTGGGTACGAACACGGCCTGTCGATAAATCATCTCGGGATCGTTCGCCATGGATTCGCCGATAAGCCGCACTTCGGTCAGCTCCGTCACCGAGGGCCGGACCGGCGACATCACGTCACCATGGCTGGTTCCGGCGACGGTTGTGCGGCGGCAGGCTGGGTGGTGGC
Coding sequences within it:
- a CDS encoding methyltransferase domain-containing protein, with the protein product MGGHAAQRDLDDLAGSARAALVREIAASGAFDADPVWREAFETVPRHLFVPYYYVGAIGGYERRWGEGTDPRAGEAWLRGAYEDVPLAIRMRDGELLSSSSQPSLMAVMLVGLGVRDGDRVLEIGTGSGYNAALLAHRLGDDDLVITVDLDPEITESARRHLDAAGHHPVVVTGDGARGVPAHAPYDRIIVTCTLPSVPGAWLAQCRPGARVLAPFATGLIALTVHGPKYAEGRFLHTPAYFVPLRGANRSRTVPADETDLADVPRRARGSDRFRFLLALTAGSIGAGEAYEVWWREGRPERERYGLTVGEDRCWAWLDDPGGPHRWVLPS
- a CDS encoding FHA domain-containing protein; its protein translation is MPTCPNGHQSGSDDWCEVCGHRMAGSVPPPPPPPPPPGGGYGFPPPGGQGGPGGPGGYGGPGGPNGPGGPGGPGGRAELCPQCRTPREGAAPFCEECRWNFLTNTATSYTPAAPRPGGPGPGGPGPGGSGPGGPGPGGPGPGGQGGHGGYQQQPPPGPPYGGGNGGDSYDYQGSRPSQMNRPAEPIPPGPPGFGGDPSRQAPPPPGPGGYGGPGGPGGPNGPGGPGGPNGPGGPGGPHGGPGGQGGQGGYGGPGGPNGPGGPNGPGAPQAYRSGPPAPPGFPQETGRPPQQGGPAFGGDDDWVIPPPSGGPGGGQGGPNGPGQHGQQGQHGQGQHGQGQHGGYGYPPPGATQAPPGPGGFPQQPQGPVTWTATIGPDRDYFMAMMHRSGPEATGLNLPAYSPEQQRALTGNQLTIGRRRHSTGDTPDIDLSTPPEDPGVSHQHAVLVQQPDGSWAVVDQNSTNGTTVNGSEEPIQPFVPVPLQDGDRVHVGAWTTITIHRG
- a CDS encoding globin, with protein sequence MTEIRRGTLQEQTFYEQVGGEETFRRLVHRFYQGVAGDPLLRPMYPEEDLGPAEERFTLFLIQYWGGPTTYSQNRGHPRLRMRHVPFKVDQAAHDAWLSHMRDAIDELGLSEEHEQTLWKYMTYAAASMINSPG
- a CDS encoding Cys-Gln thioester bond-forming surface protein, giving the protein MRRLAAGTLVSGFIAAGVLAGAGTAVADDGATHGEGGAAATVEGLKTYGEAVIRGAAGDQQVSAGLFEMSVEGGGMLQTYCVDIHTPTQTDAEYHEADWSGTSLGANEDAGRIHWILRNSYPQVNDLAALADRAGVRGELTEQDAAAGTQVAIWRYSDNVDVDAVDPQAEQLADYLEKNARDQAEPQASLTLDPPVVSGRPGELLGPVTVRTDARGVTMSPPVDAATSGVRILDADGLPVISAVDGTEVFFEIPEDTPEGTVQVAAQASATVPVGRAFAAESRSQTQILAGSSTSTVSATASATWAEQGAIPAMTARKNCAEGGVDVVTTNQDDEPFTFEVAEREYTVEPGGTRTVTVPVAEDRTYDFTVQGADGFEKRFTGMLDCRTKAAETGVDIQTLSGPTPAPVAAAGSTDGDVNLAATGAPSAAPWIVGTAITLVVLGGTALVITRQREAGRGN
- a CDS encoding acyl-CoA thioesterase; the encoded protein is MRHIYRCPLRWADMDAYGHVNNVVFLRYLEEARIDFLFRPDKDFQQGSVVARHEIDYKRQLVHRHAPVDIELWVTQIRAASFTLTYEVKDGDQVYVRASTVIVPFDFEAQRPRRITQEEREFLQEYTDDGDSGSDAAADTEQEEAVAA
- the ettA gene encoding energy-dependent translational throttle protein EttA, with translation MAEFIYTMRKARKAHGDKVILDDVTLSFYPGAKIGVVGPNGAGKSTVLKIMAGLEQPSNGDAFLTPGYTVGILLQEPPLNEEKTVLENVQEGVAEVKGKLDRFNEIAEQMATDYTDELMDEMGKLQEQLDHSNAWDLDAQLEQAMDALGCPPGDWAVANLSGGEKRRVALCKLLLEAPDLLLLDEPTNHLDAESVNWLEQHLAKYEGTVVAVTHDRYFLDNVAGWICEVDRGRLHGYEGNYSKYLETKATRLKVEGAKDVKRQKRLKDELEWVRSNAKGRQAKSKARLARYEEMAAEADKMRKLDFEEIQIPPGPRLGSVVVEANNLSKGFGDKLLIDDLSFTLPRNGIVGIIGPNGAGKTTLFKMIQGLEEPDSGSVKVGDTVKISYVDQNRANIDPKKTLWAVVSDELDYINVGQVEMPSRAYVSAFGFKGPDQQKPAGVLSGGERNRLNLALTLKQGGNLLLLDEPTNDLDVETLSSLENALLEFPGCAVVISHDRWFLDRVATHILAYEGESRWFWFEGNFDSYEKNKVERLGADAARPHRATYKKLTRG